The Primulina tabacum isolate GXHZ01 chromosome 1, ASM2559414v2, whole genome shotgun sequence genome contains the following window.
CCTTCAGGCTCCAAGTATTTTTAGAGCATGATTGATGGGTATTTGATTTCGTTCGTGCTTTCGACTTTGCTTTGTAATCTGGGTGTTTTTCTGTAGTTAAGTATTTGAATTGGATTGGGTAATTGTTTGAATTGAGAATTGGATTATATTCCTTCTACTCTCTGTGTTTTTGTTCTCAGAGTTACTCGGCTCTatgttctttatttttattggaTGGATAAGTcaggtttttttttattatttgactTGGATTTGTTTGTGTTCTTATAGGATTTGAATTGAGCTCGAGAAGTTTCTGGAGTGTGGTGTTCTGAAATTCTGATAAGACATGATTCCTGTTATTTGTTTTTTGCGGTTATGCTACTGTTGAATGGCTATTGAAAAGTGTAGGTTTAAGGTGTCTCGTTGCAATCCAGAGTATCAGTTGCCCCAAATGAGGGACACGGTTGTGTGTGGTGATGATGAAAATTTGCAGCGTGGAAACTCTATTTCAGCTGTTGAATCAGATGATGATGAGGATGATCAATTTGATGAATGTGACTCAGGAGCGGGATCAGATGACTTTGATTTACTTGAATTAGGCCAAACTGGAGAGGAATTTTGCCAGATCGGAGATCAAACTTGCAGCATTCCCTATGAACTCTATGATCTTCCTGGGTTTAAAGATGTTATATCTATGGAAGTATGGAATGAGGTTTTAACTGAAGAGGAAAGATTTAGTCTTGCCAAGTATTTACCTGATATGGACCAAGAGAATTTTGTTCTTACACTGAAAGAGCTTTTTTCTTATGATAACTTGCATTTTGGGAGTCCTGTTGATACGTTATTTGAGATGCTGAAGGAAGGATCATGTGAGCCAAGGGTAGCACATTACAGGCAGGGTTTGAATTTCCTCCAGAGAAGACAACATTATCATTGCATTCGAAAGCATCAAAATGCGATGGTAAACAATCTTTGTCAAATGAGAGATGCATGGATGAACTGCAAAGTGTATAGTATCGAGGAGAAGCTTCGTGTGTTGAATATTAAAAAGTGTCAGAAGAGTTTGATGAATGAAAGTATGGAAAAGTTTGGTACTGACTCATCCGACAAAGATGATTCAGGCAATGATTTATGGGGCGAAAAAGCTAAGGATGGGAAATTAGTTCCAAATACAGGTCGGTTTTCTGGATATAATCAGTCTTTGGAATTGGATATTTGTGCTCCTGGCCTAAAAATTGTTACGGAATCAAACAAGCAAGCAAAGAAGAACCCTAAAGGTACTTTGAAGTTGGCTGGACCCAAAACCACCTCAGCAAAAGAGTTTGCAGACCATTCGCTGTCGATTCATCGTGAAGTCGAAATGCAGTCAAGACATCATGGTTTGGCTTTGCCTGTTTATCGGAATAAACCAGCGGTAGCTGCTTATAATACTTCTGCGTCAGTCAGGATGAACAAGAGGCTGATACAGGACAATGATGGGGAAGACACAACATTTGCAGTAGCTTTGCACAGAGAGCGAAATCTATCACAAGGTGGAGTAAATGCGAAGtctaaaagtttgaaatttggAAAGAAACAAAAAGGCTCAGCGGGTGGGAGTGACGTGGATAGTTCCTTGGGTCTCCTTGAGACATCAAGGAGTGATATAAGTACTCGTGGAAGAAACAGTGCTGTTAATCAGTTTTCCGATATTAGGGTTACAAAGCCATCTAATAGAAGAGATGTGTACGATGGAGGGGCAAAAATGAACTTCCCCAAGAATTTTCAGCAATTGTCTTCAGAGAATGAGACGGAGTTTGGTAAGAAACTGAAGTTGAATTCGTCCTTGAAAGCAAGTCAACTTGAGCTTTTGGGTGGAAGTGAGCCATCATGGCTTGGTAAACCACTTGGGGGTCCTTTTCCTGATGGTTCACCATATGATCGCACTGCACATTTGGATGCCAAAAATAATAAGTGGGCTATGGGAAGGAAAGCCATTGATTTCAATGCAAATGATAAGTTATTACAATCTAAAAgtttacaagaaaattttcaaataagttTAAAACCAAATGGACAAAGAGATGGGGCAAAAAATGTTGGTATTGTAGCCTTtgacagaggtgaagaaacagaGTCTGATTCATCTGATCAAATGATGGATGATAATGATGAGAATCCTTTGATGAGGAGCAAGTGGGCTTACCCTGGTGGTGTGCCAGATTCGAAATATAGCCCAGAGACAAAAAAGGTCAAACTTTCTAGGAAAGATGCAAAAGGTAGTTACCGTAGACTTGATGGATCATTAAAATTTACTAACCAGATGGACAATTATGGTGAAGACGTAGATATTATTAAATCAGTACACAAGGGTAAGATGCATGATGCTTGCTACTTGAATGTGTTGCCCACTGATGATTCACAGAGAGATTATTTTATTGGATCAGGCAATGTAATTGGAGGTGATGATCAACAACTGTTCTATCCATTGGGAAGAAATGGTCGTGTAGAAGGAAGCCATGGCAACATTTTGAAGTCGTCTTCTCTGAAATCCTCTTTTGTTCCTGGGAGAAAACCAATAAGTGAGGCTCAATGTAATACCGATCCTCCATTGGATTACATGAATGATTACAGTCTTGAGGATGACTTGCTCTGGGCGCAACCAAATGCAGCAGATAATGGAGTTTCTTTCAAGTTGGGAAAGAAAGGTCAGATGGTTGAGTCATCCACAGGCCACCATGCCGAAATATCTGGTGCGCATTTGGTGGGGTGCAATACTATCTCAAAGAAACGAAGACTGAAGGAAGGTTCAACCAACATGGACCTCAAAGATAATAATGATTGTCTACATGATACTCAGCTGCTACTTCGTGGTATCAATTCTTTGAGGAAACATGGTAAAAAGAACACGTTGGGGGAGGACTTTGATGTTTTAGAGGATGAAATTTCTGAGCCACCGTCTGTAGATGTGGAAATGGAAGTTGTTGAGACACAAACCAAACCGAAGAACAAGGCATTTCCTTTAATCATACCTACAGTACTTACTGGGTTTTCATTCTCCATTATCCATCTTCTTTCAGCGGTTCGCAGGGCTATGATTACTATGATTCCGGAGGATTTCTCAGAGGATAGAAAACATGATGATAAAGTTGATGCTGGAGAAGGGGTCAAGGAGGAACCAGAAAGAAAGCAGGAAGATACCAGTGCAGTTAATTCAACTTCTGGTGCGTCTATTGAAGCTTTACCAAATTCTACAGAACAAGGCATCATCTCTCGAACTGTTCAGGAAATTGTTAGCCTTGTTAGATCAAATCCTGGAGATCCTTGTATCCTTGAAACTCAGGAACCGCTTCAGGATTTGGTCAGGGGCgttctaaaaatattttcgtCTAGAACTGCACCTCTAGGAGCGAAAGGGTGGAAACCTCTTGTTGTATATGAAAAATCTACCAAGAGTTGGTCATGGATTGGTCCTGTAGTGGGCAATTTTTCTGACTCTATGGTGATTGAAGAGGAGACATCTCCAGATGGGTGGGCCCTTCCATATAAAACACTTGTCAAATTGGTTGACTCATTCGCTAATTGGCTGAAAAACAGTCAGGATGCCCTTCAGAAAATAGGAAGCCTTCCTGCTCCTCCTCTGACACTGATGCAAAACATTTTGGAGGAGAAAGAGAGGTTCAAAGACCTGAGAGCTCAGAAAAGTCTCAGTACCATCAGTCCGAACCCTGAAGAAGTAAGAGCCTACTTCCGGAAGGAAGAAGTCCTTAGGTATCTAATACCAGACAGAGCTTTCAACTATACTGCCGTTGATGGTAAAAAATCCATTGTTGCTCCTTTGAGAAGGTGTGGTGGCAAGCCAACATCAAAGGCCCGGGACCACTTTATGTTGAAACGAGATCGACCACCGCATGTCACAATTCTCTGTCTTGTCAGAGATGCTGCTGCTAGATTGCCTGGAAGCATTGGAACCCGAGCGGATGTCTGCACCTTGATTAGAGATTCACAGTACATTGTGGAAGACGTTTCTGATGCACAGGTCAATCAAGTTGTTAGCGGTGCACTGGATCGTTTGCATTATGAACGCGATCCGTGTGTGCAATTTGATGGGGAGAGAAAGCTGTGGGTTTATTTACACAGAGAAAGAGATGAAGAAGATTTTGAGGATGATGGAACTTCATCCACGAAGAAAtggagaaaacaaaagaaagaactTTCTGAGCCATCTGATCAGGGTGGTGTTACAGTTGCTTTTTCTGGACCTGTCGAGCAGTCAgggtttgatttggtttcagaTCTCAATGTTGATGCATCATTTGCAGATGACAGTAAGACATTAGGCGTGGAACGCCACAGTGGTAATGATCAGGGAAAGAACAATCATGATCCTTCATCGATGACTTGGAGTGGCCTTGGATTGAGTTCTATGGGCGAAAATGAATTAATTTGCCAAGAAAATTCTGCCAATGGAGATTTTGAGGACACATTTGGTGAATAACCTCCAGTGTGGTGGTATTCTAAGGCTATCTGCCATTGTCTTTAAGGTATCCAGTATAATCTTTTAGCCTGCTTATTATGTTGTCTTCATTGTAGCAACACAAAGCTTTAAACTGAAGCAaaacaaatattaaatttacATAAACCAATGAGAGAGCTGATAGTAGATGTCCTTCAAAACTTTCTAAAGTCAGTTGTTAATCTCAAGTTCCAATTATGTACGTGTACACGAGTCTACGTAAATAATAAGGAAAACATCCACTTTTATGCTAAATTTCTATAAAATGGTATCTTGTGCATGTCCCCAAGTTAAAAAAACATatcctatcaaacttcttccgACTCCATAGATCTACCAATTTTCTAATAatgttaaatataatttgacgTATTCAATGAGATTTGTCTATTCTCTTCTATTGGATCAAGAttaagtttaataattatttgataatgTTTGGTATGGCTTCACACGTATTCAACGAGATTTTCCTATTCTCATCTATTGGATCGAGATTGAGTTTGACATGGAAATAGTAGCATTTTAATTACACAAACTAGGAACAAACATTCGAGGAAACAAGCCAATAACccctaaaatttaaaaatgatcagAACAATTTTAGTTTGCTAGCTTAGTTTCGAAACAATGTAGCTGCTTTTATAAAGATTATTGATTGTGTCAAGTTTGATCTATCACCATATCATGTTATCTTGGAATTTATCTTAAACTGGCCTTAATGCCAAGCTATGCACTGGGACTTTACACCAGTTTctgttttttgtttcttttccCCCAGTGAAGGTGTGAAGTTCTGGTGCAATCGCAGTGGAAACTAGATCCAACTTTCATATACAAACAGGTATAATTTGCCATCACTTGCCGTGTGGAGATAATAGACCAAAAAGGAGAGCAACCATTAACTGCGATCGTTTTGCATGTGGAGCTTCAGGGTTATACTCACATATCTTGCCTAGTTGAACGCAATGAGCTCCAACCAAGTTTGCTGAATGCAGAGCGGCCGCCGATGTTTTTGTTCACAGATTCATCAGGTTACGTAAATTTTCTTGGTTGAACCATGTAGAATAATATAAGTGTAGATGCATGCCAAAATAAAACATGAGTAAAGGAATATCCTTCCTGGTATGTTATAATTCAGTTCTTTTGATGTAGACAGAGTACAATTCGGgttaaaaattaagaaaaaattgCAAAAATTAATGTGATTCTTACCTTCCAATGTATAACGTAATTTTCTTGTTCAAATGACAGATTCATTGTATTCTTAGGGTGAAGAATTTAGATATGAAGTGTTAAACATGTGCTTAATGTAGCATGTCTTTAAAAagtatttttaatttgaaaagaaccaggttttatgtttattaaTTCAAAAGTACAGTAAAAGAAATCAAAGGGAAGTCGAATTTACACACAGAAAATATTAATGTTGATAATATTAATGTGATAAAATACGTGTCATTAAATCAATTGTTATGGTAATACATTTAGGTAGCTTGAACACAAATAAAACTTTATTTGATTACCTTTTTTTATATCTAATCAAATAACTTAGTCTGTAGTGCTCTATTTTATCTTCATCTTGTTTTCAACTCATGTCGAATTCCTGTTCATATGGTGTCTTTCGTGTATGTGACACAGAGCCTTTCTGTTAGGATGGATCAGAAATTTTTAGTGAAAACGACGGTCAAATACAGTGTCAACTGTCTAATATCTCAagtgaaaaatgatattttttttgaatgGCATGTTTGTTTATCTATAATTTTAATCATATgggttcatatttttttattattgataaTTTTAATCACTTGTTTTATTCAACGTCGGTGTCACATTTGTttaaaatcacaaaaaaaaaaaaaaaaaccgtaaTAAGATTAAATTTGATAAGATGGATTatcaaaattgcaaataaacaaatgaataaaaatactTTTTCCCATTTCTAGTTATTCCATCATTAAttctataatttattttattttaattattttatttttgtaaaattaCTACTAGTCCCACAAGTTCGAATTATTTGGAGTTGCgtgtatttaatttataaaaaattaactgTTGTCCGAAAACTTGACATCATAGGATCggaaaaatgattttataaacattttgaattcaaagaaattaattcctttataaattattaatatagaAAGTTCTAATTAATCTTAAGCACATTAACCATCATTTAATACAAGGCGACAACACACACTCTGCGTGAGCATAACACATATATAATTGTTGTTGacattataaacaaaattagATATATTTGTGTTTTTTGAGACCATCATCGCAAATGTCGAAAGACTCCTCATCTGCATCACTAAAATGAATAGTAgtgataaaataattctcaaGTTTCTGATTAGAACTTGAGGATCCTCGTGGACATTTCCTCTGTTCTCTTAATAAAAGTTGTGATTTAGtaagtttaaaaataatattactaGTGGTAGTGAATTATGTTCATGTGGAACAATTTTTTCActatatttgatgttatattaattataaatatcatataaataagttttaatattaaataaaattaatgagataTTAGGAATCATTTATGTAATAGGGTCTAAAGATtcataatataatgttattattttttgtaaatcaTCTAATTTAAGTCTAGGATCTAAAACAAAagcacataattttttttagaaatttgtaaaaataaaattcttatttTTCTTTCATGACATAAATACATTGAAATAAAACATCATTATTAAATTTAACATgttcattaaaaatatatgcAATGTTGCAACAATGCGTTAAAAATAAATGAGAAGTAAGATAATAATCACTGAATAATTGGTCATTGgcatcattaatttttttaaaaaaattccataaatattaATGCATATGTTTCATTGAtttgaaaacaaataaatataactAGCTTgaacatgtttatgaaaaatatataataaatatttatattcaaaagacGATAATAACAATTTATATGTTGAATTCCAAAAGTCGGAACATCTCGTGCAAACAATTCAGGCCTCATACAATTTATTTGCAAAATTTGTCTCATTGTTTCATAATTAAGGGATGCGTCCATAAATAATGAATTTGTGTTCCAAATTGTTTGAATTTGTGATGCTAAATTGTTTAGTTCATGTTGAACAcacgaatttaaaatatgacataatacaaaaaatttatcACCTAGTGAtaatttacatattttaataagCACAGTAATAGCAGAAGTATTTACACTAGCATTatcaaaaaatattgaaaaacttGAGAAATTAGACCttattcttataataatagaGATAAgttgagaaatattttttgtcctgtatattttgttaaaaaatttatattcaagcaatctttttgaatgGTTCAAGAATTATCAATCCAATGACATGTAATACTCATTTATAAACAACTTTGGCAAGCTCACTCCAAATATCAAAACACAAAaaaactttattatttaaacgaacaaattctttaattagttttttttatcaacGACTAATTTTTTAAGTGTACGTTTGAGAATATTTCATGAGATACGTCTAATGTCGTCAAATTTTAAAAGTTGTGAATCGCTACCCGATTGAAAAAAAATGCCGGAATTTGAGTTTGAAAACGATTAATACCAATTTCCACCAGATGATTTTTCTTCATGTGCCGCGTCAAAGTTCAATAACTACATTCTTGttgaaatttgtaagttttcatACAATATTTGTATTTGTCTTACATATCATCCGAGAAAATCGTCGTTTTTTCGAAATATTTGGTGAGGATATCAGATGTCGGGCGAGACACCATTCGACTTTTACTTTTAAGCATCATCGGACTGCTCATACTTTCTTGACTATGATGATGACATATTTGTTTAGCCTCTTGCTCACGTTCTTGATGTTCTTCATCGGAAAAATCATGATCACATTCACAGTCATCGACCTTGAATGAAGGAAACTCGTTATGTTCAAACTCGGGTAGCATGATGTCATTTCTCTTTTCTTTGCCACCCCTACGACTTGATCCAGCTTCGGCCATTTGTATAAATATGAAATTGAagtaattatgaaaataaatcaaCAATCGACAATAAACCAAAAATCGAGACTTGACATTATGATAATTAATAAAGAATCGAGAATTAAAGATTGAGAGAAAATTGtttgaaaaaaatgaagaagGTAAGGGGTATTTATAGAATAAATTTCgtttaaaaaatgaaatggtCGACCTGTCGGTTCGGGTCCAGGCAGATCTGGCAGGTTGACAGTTACACAACGACCACGTCATCGTTGATTTCAAacgaataaaaacaaaaaaatgaacCGGGTCGACAAACAGTCACTTAATATTGACTGTAGCACTCAAACAACCACTTGATCGGTTGATCGTTAccgttcatttttttaaaaaaaatttaaaaagttgaCTGACTAGTCACATCGAACATGTGCAATCCGGCGGATCGATGGGTTTCATATCTGTAAACCGTAACCGGACCATCTTAGGGTGGTTCCGGTCACATTTCTTGGTCAAATCCGTAGACCAGATTAACCAGTCCATTGAACACATTCTGGTTGGAGTTCGGGTCTGGGTTGGGTCTGACCAGACCCTTCGCTAGGTCTAGCTATGTTAAGTAATAAATAATTTGTATAATTTGGTTAGATGTTTAAAAACGTAAAGGGAGATAAGTGTTGTAGATAAAATTAAGGAGAGTTAAAAGTGAGGGAAGTTAATggaatatttgtgtatttttaaaaacagTTTCATCGGAATACCATAAGGATTTGTCTTTAttaaatagtatatatatatatatccacgacgacgattatatatatattcaaactCGAAATTAAATTTGAGAAAACCCACAATTTTATCACTTTTTCATCATCGTTATATTTCAACTCACTACCTGTATACATACAAAACTAGGTCGAAAGTGAACGTCATCGCTGTAGAAGCAAGTCACCTTCATATGCTTTGAAGGTATACTGAAGTTCATGATATTATAACCAAAATGAAGAGcaagattttgaatttttcttcaatCAATCTTCACCGTGGAGACGATTGGGTAGGTTTTAATCTCATGGATTAGGGGTTGCACGTACACATATATTGGTTGATGATTTTAGAGATTCTTTACTTTCGGTCTGACCAGTGAGTCCTAGGGTTCTTTAATCAAGCTGAGTTTAGACATATATGTACGTAGGGTAGAATAATGATGCACTTTTAGACTTTGTTTGGCACCCAACACttcgaaaataaaatacatatataggTACGTTGTGATCATATATAAgttctaaaaataatttataagatATTTAATCAAACAGTCTCTCAATCTGGCGTGTACATACATATATTTATTACAAATAACTAAATGAAAAATGTCTCAAAATCGTGATGATCATAACCTTTCACCTGATATATTAATCAATGTTTGTTAAGAAATGAgttctaaaaaataaaaaggaaaactGTATTTTTGGTCATCTGTGTTTGTCTCTTTGTGATTTTGGTAATTTATGTTattgaatttcaattttaatccGTTATCTTTGTTTTTTTCGCAATTTTAGGCTTTTTTATGTGACGCTGACGTATGTAGTGTCACATCGAAACTTCagatgaaaaatgactaaaattatcaaaaatcatAATACAAAATACTAAAACTGAAATTCGATAATAAAGAGAACATAAAATCGCagaaaaacaaaaatacaatttttccaaaataaaataaaataggatAGAAAAATATCGAGGTTTGattaagaagaaggaattgaatttCGTAAATGATTTAAAGTCTACTCAATtagtttttaaaagttttttcagGTTATGTGTATCAGCAAGTTTTATATGCAACGATGACGGATCGACATAATTTATAGGTGcagcaaaaaataataattttatataaaaaataataattttcacaCAAATCATGATATATTAtccaatatttttcataatataactaaaaaaatgatatttttgtagtgaaaaataatatgttgaacataaaaaataatcttTTTCATCAATCGAATTCTTTTAACTCGAATCAATATATATTACATAGTGTTTCTTCATAACATATCtaataaaaatgataattttgcaataaaaaataatattttggatataaaaaaaaattatttttcatgggTTGAGTCGGAGatctatattataaaattaaactgTGAGACGATCTTATAAGATTTTTTAAGATATTCGAGATCCAATCAAGATTTAGTAGGATTCTTCATTGGGTTAAAACGCTCAATCCGGACCAAAAATTCGGTTAGCCAAAAATCCAAACCGAAAACTAAACCAAATTAAACGATTCGGTTCGGttaaaaatgaaattatttctGTTTTTCGGTTTGATTTTTAGGTTAACcgatttcaattttaaattttatttatttatttaaagttattattaataataaataaataacaaaaactaaaagaaatgatttttaaaaaaataatcggTTTTTGGTTTGTTTCAATTAGGTTAACCGATACAAAAAATCGAATCGAACCGAAGATCCAAAAAACCAAAACCGAGTTCAGTTTACTGTTCAACCGAAACGGAAACCGAACCATGAACACCATTAGATTTTAGTACTAGACTCTGGACTCTCATGGCTTTTGGTCATAATATAAATCAACAAAACTCAGATTTTGAGCCAAGGGAGCTCGAGTTGGACTCGAATGAAATAGTAATTAAAATCCTAAAATATTAGCTTGTACATGCAACATGCATGTTTGTTGAACTAGAGGTGATCGAAATCAAAACTATTCAAGTGGACTAAACTCGATCAAAATGCATATTGCCACACTCATTGATCTCTCTCGATAAGACATGTCACGATTATATCCTTTAATTAGACGTTATCTATCAGAAAACTCATTGATATTTGTATTAATCTAAATCGTAATTTGTATTAGCTAATCAAACAATGATTAATGAACCACCTCAACTACAAATGGTTGATTAATTAACAGATTTATGGGaatgaatttttcttttttttttttagttgggGAATGACTTTCTATAAAGCGCAGCAGTTCTTCCATACCAACTTAGCTATCTGACGCTGTTATTGACATAACAACCACTAGACCATAGGTTGGCCCAACCCAGTCCTCTCGTATTAGGGTTGGCTCCTCGCACTTCTTCCTTTAATACCAAAGATAGATAAGAACCGAACTATCACGACGTTCTAAACCCGACTCACGTACACTCTTAAATCGAGCAGTCACTTGATTCCACTGCTTTATATATGTATCTAAAGAGCTAGCACACCAGAAACTCAGGGGTACCTACTGCTACAAGTAGGCCAGCATAGTCTCCACCTGTGCCCAAGAAAGATTCTCAAGTCAACGGCCCCAAGACGATCATGTCATCATCCACGTCATCCCCTAAGCCTGTCCAACCCCTTTTAAGAAGAGCCCATCTTCTCATTTCCCTCATATACTAAAACCAAGAAAAAAACACTTGAAAGAACAGAACATGTTCGGACACAACTATACCTATGACCATTCCTCGGGATTCCTTGACCATTATCCCTTAGCAGACACCACCACATTAACATCTTCACCGCTCCTACCTGGTCTCCCCATCCCTGGAGACGAGAATGATGCTGTACCAGCATTGAGGTCCGAGCTCGGATACACCAGCGATGGCTGTAGCAGTTCAATAACAATTTATTATGTACAGTATAGTTCAACTCTGATTCAGAGGAGCATCAGTAGCCAGTCTCTTCTAAAAAATTTGGATGTTCATTCCCCAATAAATACATGACCTGCCACGTTTATTGAGCGAGCACCGGTGATTTGCTGGTAAACTAAATTACATTCTCGTCATCCACGAAGAATATTCACCAAGATATTGATAATTGGTTACGTATGGAATCACTTAATCAAATGGATGCTGGAACGAACTTCAACCATATGATGTGATGCAGGGTGTAAACATGGCACAAAGAAACCAGCAATCAAACAGTCCATTATCAAATGATCAGAACTGTGTAATGGAGAGTATGAACAGAGCATGTAAATACAGCCCCGACGAGAAAAAGGAACGAATGGAGAGATACAGAAGCAAGAGAAATCTTAGGAATTTCAACAAGAAGATCGAGGTACACACAAGTCACTGTACTTTGATGAGTTAAACCAAGCATATCTTTGAATTTCAAATCGACTATTGCTCATTCCTGTCACATGCACATGCACATGCACATGCACGTATTAGACGTCTTTTCGTGAGTGTATCATATTAATTGCCATTTCTAATTCAGAATCGGATATACAGGAATTTGGAATAGGGGTGATTGTCATGCTCATCCACTGTTATATCCGCCTTTGGTCTTGTCTACTTCTAACAAGAAGTTTTCTGTCAAACAGTATGAACGTAGGAAGACTTTAGCAGATAGTCATCCACGTATCAGAGGAAGATTAGCGAGGAATGATGAAACAGAGAAGACCCCTCAACAGTGGGATAGTGTATTTGTCGAGGAAGATGATGAGGGCAACGATAACTGGATCAATATTCTTGACGCTTTTCAGCAAAATATACTCCCCTGATGCTAAGAAGAGTTCCACTTAGATGACGGTTTAGGATCTCTTGTATTACATACTAAGCATTTCAAGAAATGAAACCAGCTTGTACTATGATATATAAGGAGAATGTATGCACTAATGACGCTGTGAATTTACCCCAACGGTTTGTTTGGATGAATAGACGTGTATACATGGCATGTAAACGGAAATAACAAAATGTGACAGAATACGAGGGGGTATTTCGGCACACTAGAAGAAAAGAAGGATTTGAACTACCAGTAAAGCGTGACATCAATTTCAGATGCAAGAATTGATAGATTCCCAATTGTCATAGCAAATCCCCCAGTCACACCTAGTCTAATTGCACTACAAATTAACGCTTTAGTATGTAGCAGCTAGATATCACGTCAATATGGACAGTGGCCCCAGAAAGTTGAAGGACTCCAAAATAGGC
Protein-coding sequences here:
- the LOC142549185 gene encoding uncharacterized protein LOC142549185; this encodes MAIEKCRFKVSRCNPEYQLPQMRDTVVCGDDENLQRGNSISAVESDDDEDDQFDECDSGAGSDDFDLLELGQTGEEFCQIGDQTCSIPYELYDLPGFKDVISMEVWNEVLTEEERFSLAKYLPDMDQENFVLTLKELFSYDNLHFGSPVDTLFEMLKEGSCEPRVAHYRQGLNFLQRRQHYHCIRKHQNAMVNNLCQMRDAWMNCKVYSIEEKLRVLNIKKCQKSLMNESMEKFGTDSSDKDDSGNDLWGEKAKDGKLVPNTGRFSGYNQSLELDICAPGLKIVTESNKQAKKNPKGTLKLAGPKTTSAKEFADHSLSIHREVEMQSRHHGLALPVYRNKPAVAAYNTSASVRMNKRLIQDNDGEDTTFAVALHRERNLSQGGVNAKSKSLKFGKKQKGSAGGSDVDSSLGLLETSRSDISTRGRNSAVNQFSDIRVTKPSNRRDVYDGGAKMNFPKNFQQLSSENETEFGKKLKLNSSLKASQLELLGGSEPSWLGKPLGGPFPDGSPYDRTAHLDAKNNKWAMGRKAIDFNANDKLLQSKSLQENFQISLKPNGQRDGAKNVGIVAFDRGEETESDSSDQMMDDNDENPLMRSKWAYPGGVPDSKYSPETKKVKLSRKDAKGSYRRLDGSLKFTNQMDNYGEDVDIIKSVHKGKMHDACYLNVLPTDDSQRDYFIGSGNVIGGDDQQLFYPLGRNGRVEGSHGNILKSSSLKSSFVPGRKPISEAQCNTDPPLDYMNDYSLEDDLLWAQPNAADNGVSFKLGKKGQMVESSTGHHAEISGAHLVGCNTISKKRRLKEGSTNMDLKDNNDCLHDTQLLLRGINSLRKHGKKNTLGEDFDVLEDEISEPPSVDVEMEVVETQTKPKNKAFPLIIPTVLTGFSFSIIHLLSAVRRAMITMIPEDFSEDRKHDDKVDAGEGVKEEPERKQEDTSAVNSTSGASIEALPNSTEQGIISRTVQEIVSLVRSNPGDPCILETQEPLQDLVRGVLKIFSSRTAPLGAKGWKPLVVYEKSTKSWSWIGPVVGNFSDSMVIEEETSPDGWALPYKTLVKLVDSFANWLKNSQDALQKIGSLPAPPLTLMQNILEEKERFKDLRAQKSLSTISPNPEEVRAYFRKEEVLRYLIPDRAFNYTAVDGKKSIVAPLRRCGGKPTSKARDHFMLKRDRPPHVTILCLVRDAAARLPGSIGTRADVCTLIRDSQYIVEDVSDAQVNQVVSGALDRLHYERDPCVQFDGERKLWVYLHRERDEEDFEDDGTSSTKKWRKQKKELSEPSDQGGVTVAFSGPVEQSGFDLVSDLNVDASFADDSKTLGVERHSGNDQGKNNHDPSSMTWSGLGLSSMGENELICQENSANGDFEDTFGE
- the LOC142512874 gene encoding uncharacterized protein LOC142512874, producing the protein MAQRNQQSNSPLSNDQNCVMESMNRACKYSPDEKKERMERYRSKRNLRNFNKKIEYERRKTLADSHPRIRGRLARNDETEKTPQQWDSVFVEEDDEGNDNWINILDAFQQNILP